From Centroberyx gerrardi isolate f3 chromosome 10, fCenGer3.hap1.cur.20231027, whole genome shotgun sequence:
CTAAAAAGCTACCCAGTGCAAATACAATTTTGTTATATGAAATCATAACAATACAATGTTGAGTAAAAGCATGTGATCTTTAATGAATTTGCCTGATACTAAGTAATGCATTAAACCACATTATTTGCATGTTTCAGTTTCATCTTACTGGCTTAGGTTGGCTTGGGTTCCGGCTAGGACAATATTAGAGTAGGAGCTCTAGTTATACAGTAAAACTAGAATACTCCCTGAGAGATGCAGCACACATCACAGAGGTCTTGCTTGGTGAAGAGGAGATTACAGGAGCCTGAAAGAGACAACGCATTGTGTGAGTAATGATAGAACAATATTAGAGTGTATGGGAGCTGTAGGTATAGAGTTAAACTATAATACTCAGTGATGGTCTGCGACAGCTACCCAACATAATGCTGGGGCCATAAGCATGaatgctaaccctaaccctaaccctgaatgGTATCTGTAACAAATCTCAGTATTGCAGGGCACTGGTCTTGGGAAGTACTGTCCTGGGTTGTATCAATTTGAATAGAAAACATCCCAACTTCACAACTTCTTTTGCAATGGTCTCCTGAATCAGCCGATGCACTGTAGTAATAACAGTGTTCACGGTTGTGTTGGATAAAAATGTTACAAGAGAGCCCCTGCCCCTGCCTGTGACCGGtgtattttcttacttttttctaTGTACTCTGTGAGATGTTCCTTAAGAGACACATATTTCCCACGAAGAATAATGAGTTCTAAAAAGTTGCCATAATCAATGATGTTGTTCTCCAAAGTGTGCGCTGCCTCTGACCGCATCCCCCTGTAGCTGAGTCCTCTCTTGCCATGACCTTCactcatagactgtaaaaaaagatggatgcagtgagtgtgatgtcacccacaggtttctgaagggccgttttgaagccaaaagattgggtttactatcgccgccatgttgacattttttggagccgagGGTTGTCCACAGAGCCACAGCACCGCCTACTATTGCCgaacctgtcgatcactggacagccaacctgtcaatcaccaggaaaacaaccctgttttataaccaTTACATCCCGTTattgacacaattattttgaaaatcaccttATGGATACattagaagtgaaattagctactgagaccataacctcttgtcgaaaaaatgtattgactttatattttgagtgagaagttgggttgtggtctcATTGACTTGCATGGCATCTAGCAGACGTTAGCGGAATTGCTGCTTGCCGCCACtcccttattggcttcaaaattcaccttcAGTATATCAACAACACGTTCCAACACCTGCTGTCTCTTTTACACTTGATCTCTGTGGGCCAAAATCTAGGGACCATGCAGCAAGCTGGTTATATCTGCTTCAGATGTCCTTAAAAAGTATGCTTCAGCACAGCTCCTATGCATGCTGCTGCTTTCATGCTCCTCTACTCTTTGGTGGACATGCTTTCAAATCTGCATtccatttattaattaattgctTTCAGTTGGCTTGGCAAATGCTAGACAAACTGAACAATACAATGAATGATTCTCTTCATAGTATGTCAGTCATTTCCTATTTGTGCCTCCCTGCAGCTCAGATTTTTGGACTTATGCTGGGGGTGGTAAGAAATAAAGTGTTGAATGCTGAAACTGTCTGACTTGGGGCGATTAAAGTAATGCAAGGTTTAGCTGGAATCCTCCTGGCTCTCCCTGACCCTGTCCTCCTCTGATGCTGCACTGGGTCTATCCTCAACCTGAATAAACAAGAGATTGAATGGATGAAGTATCTTAAAACAGAAGGTTTACATGACAAGgtttgcactgcactcatgtgttgagcagtgttataaatctcAGATTTAAAACTAGAAAAACAGTTCCTGGAGAAACTGTGTGGGCTTGCTGCAAGCAGCTGGAAGTATAAGAATaccggaaaatcgcttagtgcatCTTTAACAAATGTGCAACACGCTTGAAAGGTTCAACccagagagcagtgcaacaacagGTTTCTGActtatgtgatttagtgttgatttgctctttaaacATATTCttgtatgtatataaatagaggaaatcTTTAATTCCTAAAAATAGGACCCCTTTGATGCATTGTCAGTTTTTAAGGCTCTTTTAGACTAATTGCTGTaacatttgaactggaaagcctccactcagcagatttacctcatttgaattagattagattagataattaaatacccttttaactaaattacatttatttgcaaaacatcatgaaaaacattattttaatcCTGAGCCGTAGtactgtatatttgaaaacaaaattatgaaaactgaaaaatttGATTCAAGTACATGTCATATAACATTAAAATGACCATTCAAATACAACATTAATTGAAAACACTGAATGCATAATATATTGATCAATGCATATAATTGTTTCCTAAATTTCTGAACATAAAAAAGCAATGTTGGTACACAGACTGTGCCAGTAAGTCTATGGCCATAACATTCCAGTTTTACTATTTGTGCAGCCGGGGAATTTGTCACATACATCATAATCATTTTTTCAGCCAAGATCTGACCTCTGTTCACCTTTATTCCTACTGTGAGAAAGTTGAGTAAGATGCCACATACTTGTCCTTACTAAGACATTATTGATGGGCTATGTGGACCATAGTTTGTTTGTCCACATTAAAGCATAGTCATGAAATCAGTGTAGGCTGTGGTAATGTTCTAAGTGATTGTTTTTGACCATGATAACATCCTGAAAATATGTCTTCTAATTTCTGGTAATTTCAGACCATACACAAGAGGGTTCAGAACTGGAGGAATCACTACAAATTCCAGAGATAAAATTACAGCAGCAAATGGATTTAGCTCTTCAAGGTTATAACGGCTAAGGGCAATATCGCAAAATGCTGTAATGGAATAAATCACAAATGTAACAATGTGTGGTAGACAGCTTTGTAATACTTTTCCCTTGAATTCAGATGAGCTTTTCCTACAAACAAGCAGAATTTTCAGATAAGTgtacaagacaaaacaaaagggCAGAAAAACTGTAGTTATGGTCACTAACATACCAACAATATTGTTCACAACAGTGGTGACACATGACAATTTTACAACATTCCAGTTGGCACAGAACGCTTTTGGTATCTTGTTACCACATAAAGGAAGTCTGACGGACAAATAAATGCATGTTGCAAGAGAAAAGGCCGGACAGATCCATGCAAAGGCTGCCAACTTCGAGACTGTTTTAGAATTCATTTTGCTGTGATAGTGTAAAGGCTGACATACAGCAATATATCTATCATATGCCATAATGCTCAGAATGGTGAGTTCATAGGATGCATAGGTATAAATAACATAGATCTGAGTGAAACAAGCTGGACGTGAGATCAAATGAGTATCAGATAGAAGGTCCATCAGGAATCTGGGGAAGAAGCCAGCAGAACCATACAGAGAGTTGACAGACAAACATGCAATGAAGATATACATTGGCTCATGTAGCGTTCTCTCTTGTGATATTACCAGTATACTCATGAGATTAGCAGAGACAATAATACCATACAACAGGAGGCAAAAGACAAAGGCTGGATAACGGTAGTATTCTATGTTCACAAAAATGGTGAGGTTGAAGTAAAAGGGAAGAGTACTGTTTTCCATTCAACCCACAGATTAAATCCAAGattctttggaaaaaaatatagaatTCAATATTTATATCCTTTCTGTTATGCAACCTTTTGTCCTTGTTTAGAGAAATCAACTGTATAACTGTGTAAAGGAGAATTGAAGCAGTTGAATGATAAAATGTTAAGCAATTGAAGATATTTTTGagcatgaaaatatgaaaaagtgaGGGTATCTCTCTAGCCTTAGTCCCATTTAGTTCTATTATATTGACCAACCTGGAGGTCAGTAATCGTCTCAGAGAAGATCTATATTATGCTGTTGGTAAGATCTATAGACAGGCAGACTACAACTGTGGGTTAATTTGAGGACCTGAAAGTCTTTTACCTCGTCTTACCCTGTAGATGTCACCACAGTATTTACACTCTGGAGAATTCTTTCCCACAGTGTATGTAAAGATTTCTGGTCAAGGATTAGTTTTGCTATTAATAATGTATAACAATATATACGATCAATTTCATTCCCTATCCATAAATATGaaatactaaattgacttttttttatgcaaaacagGTATCATCACGCAAAAGTGGTTGTGCCTTTTATGCTCCCACGGTGTCTGAGGGTCACGGCGGGAGTGGGACTCATTTCCAACCTGGGATATTCATGCTGCAGaccactgtgtgtatgtggtgaagataaagatgagataaaatagcactttattgaATTAATCCCCAATTAAGATTGGGCATTGATTGgagaaattcaggtgccacagcagcagttGGCGGACAATGTCAAGGAAATGTCAAGTATGATATGATTCAAGTAGACTACAGCAAGGTAATAGAATAAATAGTCACTAAAATAagataaaggtaatgtacataatataaactGAACAGCCGCTCCACAGGCGCTAGATGGGGTCGGGGTATTGTACTTCATGtaaatgtttttgatgtttgaGAACTGGTTGAGGGTCTCAATCCCAGATCCTCCTGACCTCAAATAATCCATCACTTCTTTTTCTGCTGAGTAGCTGTTTGTCCACCAGCCTCCTGCTCTGAAATCCAGCTTCTGTTGTTTAGTCGGAGTGTGTTTGTCGTTGGCAGTGGAACCTCCTTGTTGGGTTGTTTTTCCCCGAGTTTCTCCTCGCTGTGTTGcgtatcagatgctttgataaattggatgttgtgtttttcgctgtggaaagcattttgctgccacacaaagtttacaaaggACGATAATGTTCTTTGCATCCTTAACTGAgataaattcaaagtaatgggaaaacttccagctgctgaaagtctgcatcTCACCCTCACCTATCATCTTTTGTTTCGCTTTTTTAGCTAGTAGCCGACGTAAACCGGCTCACGCATGTCCTTAAGAtacatatgaggaaaaaaacaaacagggatttgtaaaaaaaaaaaaatgtcaaaggagagaaaagaaaaggttgaagggGGTTCAGGTTTAAGTAACGCAGTAACGGAGCATTACTGGGGTTAGTAACTGGAATGcaattactgaatttgaaattgtaatcccttacactactcgttactgaaaaaagtaatcacattactgtctACAACCACTCACTAGCTCCCATGGTCGCCTCTAACAGTCTTCACTGCCTGCTTTAAGCTCTGTCCACGGGTGCCTAATTCACCAAGGAGTGCTAACGTTGATCGGCCTACAAATCCTCTGCAACCTACTTCCAAAGGGCACAGTCTCACCTTCCGGCCTCACTGCTCCACCTCAGCAGCTAAAACAGAATACTTGGGCATTTTCTCTCATAAGCTTCATCTATTGCATCTTCCCACGGCGCTATACTATGAGctccacaaaatacacaatccGCTGTGACTCTGACCACAACACCAAGTTTGGCCTTAAGGCCCTTTCCCAAACCACTCCCTATCCACGACCACTTCACCACCAAGTGTTACTCCAAATCAAGTTACACTTGCAGCTGTGGAAGGCACATCCAATGAAGGGAGAGTGtataaataaattgacaaactGTGGGATGACCTTGCCACTCTAACGGAAGAAGGAAGCagctgtcaccatggcaaccaatGTGTGCTGTTCTGATGGTTCAAATTTTACGAGTGGCAAGGATAACAGCTTGCAGAAGATGAAAGCATCTACAAAGTATCGCAGTGTTGCTGCATCAGCAAGAGGTAACTACTCTACTGCAATCATTGTTGGATAGCCAGCCAGTTAGATAAGGTTAAATGTGATAGCAGTGACAAGACAGCTGTGTCCTGTCAGTTACACACGAACCATAATAAGCATGCATCGTTACCATTCGACAAATCTCTCCCAACCCGCCGTAGGGTAATTAATGTCACTCCCTATAACCACAACAGATGTGAATTTCCATACTTCTGGTATCATCCAAAGTTTTTGCTATGAGGCTACTTGAAATTATTGAAGTAATGACAGATCAGTAATAACTATGTGGGCATTGTTGACAGTGCCATTGTTCCACATTACCCAATAATTTGTATTCACATCTATGATGTACATTATCAATACAGCAAGCACAATActtatgaaaatatatatatagaaatgtaataaataaatagaaattcCTGTGTTTTTCCAGGGAGGTGGAATGCTCTACATGCAGTTGAACCCAGCAGTGTTACAATAACACAGAGGCTTGAGGAGATATTTTTGTCTCACCCGGCAGTCTGTGGCACTTTTGCTGAGACTGATTCACAATCCGGGACCATGGACGGGGCCAGGAGTTGGAAGTCCTAATTTTTCTTTATAGCTTAGAACATGGGCTTTGCCTCTCAGTGGTGGGTTCCTAGGTCCACTGTGCCCCCTGTGATCCACAGAGCAGCTGGTGAGATCTGCTGAACACTATGATTTCACTGCCAACTCAGGAAGAACTGGCACAAATCAGTCAAGGATTCTGCCAGTTTGCACAAAGTCCAGCCTTCAGCAATGCAGCTGGTGCACTTGATGGATGTCACATTCGCATCAAACCACAAGGGAATCTGCATTATGCCAACTACAATGACAAGTTGTTTCCTTCATTAAAATGCAAGCCATCTGATGCAGCAAACAGATTCCTTGACATGTTTGTGGGATATCCAGGGTCTGTACACGGCGCTATGGTCTTGAGGAATAGCCCCATCTTCAGCCAGGCACTGTATCTCCATCCAGCTTTTTCCTTCTGGCAGATGGTGGATATCCGTGCCTGAAAAAACCCATCACCATGATCACACCCTACAAGGTCCCTCTACGAGGACAGGTCCAGGAGAGTTACAATCGGCATCATTCAAGGGCTCGTTCAGTGGTAGAACATGCTTTTGGGATGATGAAAACACAATGGAGGGCCACACTCTTCAAGGGACTGGAGGTCAGTCCAGCCTTTGCCCCAGATGTCATTTCTTGTTGTGCCTTCTTACACAATTTGTGCCTCAAGAACAATGATGTCATGGAGCTAGATGACAACATCAACCCTGATGGAGATCTCCAGGTTCCTCACCATGATGCACCAGGCGGACAGGAAACTCCTGGAAATCACATCCGAGACAGGATGGCTTCTTTTCTGTCTGCACCAGCCGCAGGAGCATGACTAGCTGTAAACAGTTTAATCAACTACCTTACTAATGCAATAATGTTTTGTATTATGTTTTGACATTGTTCAATTCCACAAGAGGTTCCCATTTAaggaaaaataaagttatttggATCTTTGAATAAATAACAAATGCACCAGTGGAGCATGAGGGTGCAGGACTGTTACTATCTGGGGTTAAAGGAGGGAGAATGGTGGGGGACTTAGCAGGGCCaggtgccgggggtctcttctcCCTGGTCTGTTCCTGAACCCGTAAGAGGCTTTCTCAGTTCGTAGTGTGGATAATGATGTATGTTAGCTCTCAGCAGCAATAACACTAATCTTCAACCGAGGAGACAAAATAATTCACCCTATATTTCTTTTTTAGTCTTTGGTGTAAGTATCTAGCCCTTTTAAGTGAGCCTGGGATACCATGGCCCAACAATAAACttgtttatattttcaaaaacattttaggGGAAATACTTGTTTGGcagcatttctattttttagtCAACAGGCTGTCATTTTCCATTCGAAACCTTATAAGTTGGCTGTCTTTTCCACTGTCCCTGTAAATGCATAACATCCAAAACCACGAGAATGAGATATGAAGTAAATTTGACtttgaatttgactttttttttatttttatgtatgcatgcatacaagTTTACCcatacacatatgtacatatacgGGTAATATCTTTATGTCTTTTTTCATATCTTTTAACATGAGAAGGAATTTAAGAAGGTAACCAGAGCAATCCTTAATGGGATCTTAGAGCTTCAACTGTCAACTCAGATCACATTTCTCATCATGTCTCTGAGCTCTCGGTGAACAGTCTCTCGATAAACGATTGATAAACGATTCAACAGTAGATTTATATGAGACATCCTCAATGTTGGAACTACTCCCTCATGTAAAATTGAATGGATTAAGCCATACaatttaaaatggaaaaaaaaaaatgacattaccTTACAAATACATTATATTGAACAAAgttaaagtttatttttaattgtattcacattttacattttacccTGTAAACTCTGATATTAgtaaatacatacaaaatgtTTGTAACAAATACATATTCTGTAACTCAGCACCAGAAGACATGGAGCACCGATTTTCCTCTTGTCCTTACACTGCCTCCTTCTGGCTGGATTTTAAACTGGACATGACAAAAAGATGTGGTGAAGAATTACATCTGACCGGGCGACGCGGCTGTGCTCTCCTAAACAGCTGTGCGAATAAAAGCAACGCAAACCACCTTGTTATTCAACTTcattgaactttgacctccaAATACGCTGACCTCTACGAGGAGCGTCCAATGGCATTCTGGCATTTACAGGAGGCTGAAGTTTTGTAGGCGCCACATTGGACTACAAAGAAGAATGGAGGAGATAATTCTGTGTCAGAGAACCTGGACTTATATAACTCCACATTAAAGTCATACCAGAACTTAGTGAAAAAGTCACAGGCATGGcagaaaatatgtgaaaatatcCGAAAGGATGGGGATACCAGGTTAGAaaatttgtattgtgttgtttatTCCACATTCTGATTCAAAACaagcctaataataatatatatgcTGAATAATCAGGACAATGGCAAGGGCTTTTTTCTACTCAAATACAATTTGGagaggaatgaatgaaaacttcCTGCTTTTTTCGGTCAACTTGCTTCTTCGTGACGTAACGCGCTTTAGCTTCTGCTCTACCAAACCACGCACATTGTCGTTTCTGGTGTGGAAGCCCTGTAAGAGTGATAGATACTatattcaaaaaatgtattctgtatGTACATTCtgtacattaaaaaaatgaagattGACCAAAAAAGCCtctttatacagtatattgttctGTAAAACAGACCGTAGAATGTCTTTAGAAACCTTATCACAGTTAACATCAATGAACTGGTAGTGAAATCTATTAGAATCTTAAAGCTTTtaaaattcatgtaaatgtcccctttttttctttctttgttgtttgtctATATTTCTGTTATAAAAATGTTCTTACCATAGTACATCAGTATACTGCTTGTACTGTTGGAATGAAAAAGGTCTGGATTTGAATTGTTAATGGACTATAAGAATACATTttctcaataataataaaaattttaaaaaaggcTGTTACTTCCTGCTCATAATTGACTCTTTCAAGCCAAACAAATAGGAGCTTGGGGGGTTGAAGGTTGTTAACGCCTGTAGCCAATCCAGTGTTAGTCATAGCTGTAATCCAACCACTTGATGGCGACGATACGCTGAGACAGACTTTAATCAAAAGGTTCATACAGAAGTTTTAAATGAGGGCACACAAAGACTGTTTGcttctttctttgtattttttacaCTGTGCATACTTTGCATTAAGCTCCTCAAATCAATATTGtgtcaataaaatacttttatttCTTAGTACGTAATGGCATTGCTTTGTCTTCTTTTAATGTTTGGCTTTGGTTGCAGAAGGATAGGTGGAAAGAAAAATATGTTACTATGTGTGAAATAGAAATGATATAAGATCTGTTAGTATTAGCAA
This genomic window contains:
- the LOC139912116 gene encoding olfactory receptor 10A7-like → MENSTLPFYFNLTIFVNIEYYRYPAFVFCLLLYGIIVSANLMSILVISQERTLHEPMYIFIACLSVNSLYGSAGFFPRFLMDLLSDTHLISRPACFTQIYVIYTYASYELTILSIMAYDRYIAVCQPLHYHSKMNSKTVSKLAAFAWICPAFSLATCIYLSVRLPLCGNKIPKAFCANWNVVKLSCVTTVVNNIVGMLVTITTVFLPFCFVLYTYLKILLVCRKSSSEFKGKVLQSCLPHIVTFVIYSITAFCDIALSRYNLEELNPFAAVILSLEFVVIPPVLNPLVYGLKLPEIRRHIFRMLSWSKTIT